In a single window of the Osmerus eperlanus chromosome 2, fOsmEpe2.1, whole genome shotgun sequence genome:
- the epn2 gene encoding epsin-2, protein MPSSTIRRQMKNMVNNYSDAEKKVREATSNDSWGPSSSLMSEIADLTYNVVAFSEIMSMIWKRLNDHGKNWRHVYKALTLLDYLMKTGSERVALQCKENIFAIQTLKDFQYVDRDGKDQGINVREKSKQLVVLLKDEDRLKGERSQALKTKERMAQVSTPGAAAQMGFGRGSSQPNLSTSYSEEYGKSEGSPASYHGSTSPAAGSELEQARPQTSGEEELQLQLALAMSREAAEQEERIRRGDDLRLQMALEESKKGPSTEPGSAKLAKKKKEPQSSLMDLMDVPEGEPRPEPWGAGAAAPDPWHSYGAAPKPAAPVDPWGPPSSSSAPPMKSSDPWGSSSASGPDPWNSNTGTGSFDLFGVSNGDGGGVSSLPSQSGGGGGSLSMDLFDPLPSSNATRKTPESFLGPNAALVNLDSLICKPPQPAPTVNPFLASAGSAPAPAAQANPFQLSQPVPPTLNQLRVSPMPLGFGSMAEPLALSSLPPQPISMVPVGGRMMLGVGVPGALPASMSMPQPLMSSSLGPQGAQPPGTTNPFLL, encoded by the exons ATGCCGAGCTCCACCATCCGGCGTCAGATGAAGAACATGGTCAACAACTACTCTGACGCCGAGAAGAAGGTGCGCGAGGCGACCTCCAACGACTCATGGGGCCCCTCGTCCTCGCTGATGTCGGAGATCGCCGACCTGACGTACAACGTGGTGGCCTTCTCTGAGATCATGAGCATGATCTGGAAACGCCTCAACGACCACGGCAAGAACTGGAGGCACGTGTACAAGGCCCTGACCCTGCTGGACTACCTGATGAAGACGGGCTCAGAGCGCGTGGCGCTGCAGTGCAAGGAGAACATCTTCGCCATCCAGACACTGAAGGACTTCCAGTACGTGGACCGGGACGGGAAGGACCAGGGCATCAACGTCCGGGAGAAGAGCAAGCAGCTGGTGGTGCTCCTCAAGGATGAAGACAGGCTCAAAGGAGAGAG gtccCAGGCGTTGAAGACCAAGGAGCGCATGGCCCAGGTGTCCACCCCGGGTGCAGCTGCCCAGATGGGCTTCGGCAGGGGCTCGTCCCAGCccaacctctccacctcctactCTGAGGAGTACGGCAAGTCAGAGGGCTCGCCTGCTTCCTACCACGGCT ccacGTCTCCCGCGGCGGGCTCGGAGCTGGAACAGGCTCGGCCCCAGAccagtggggaggaggagctgcagctgcagctggCCCTGGCCATGAGCAGAGAGGCTGcagaacag gaggAGCGTATCCGTCGGGGGGATGATCTGAGACTACAGATGGCTCTGGAGGAGAGTAAGAAAGGACCTTCGACTGAACCTGGCTCTGCCAAACTggccaagaagaagaaggag CCTCAGTCTTCTCTCATGGACCTGATGGATGTTCCAGAGGGAGAGCCCAGGCCAGAGccctggggggcgggggcagcTGCTCCAGACCCATGGCACTcctacg gtGCAGCTCCCAAGCCTGCAGCACCAGTGGACCCCTGgggacccccctcctcctcctctgctccccccatGAAGAGCAGCGATCCCTGGGGAAGCAGCTCTGCATCCGGCCCTGACCCCTGGAACTCCAATACagggacag GTAGCTTCGACCTGTTTGGTGTGTCTAACG gtgatggtggaggtgtgtCATCCCTGCCCTcccagagtggaggaggagggggcagcctCAGTATGGACCTGTTTGACCCCCTGCCCAGCAGCAACGCCACACGCAAGACCCCTGAGTCCTTCCTGGGGCCCAATGCCGCCCTGGTCAACCTGGACTCCCTGATCTGCAAgcccccccagccagcccccacCGTCAACCCCTTCCTAGCCtccgcag gctccgcCCCCGCGCCGGCTGCCCAGGCCAATCCCTTCCAGCTCAGCCAGCcagtccctcccaccctcaaccAGCTGCGCGTCAGCCCCATGCCCCTGGGCTTTGGAAGCATGGCGGAGcccctggccctgtcctccctgcccccccagcccaTCAGCATGGTGCCTGTGGGGGGCCGCATGATGCTAGGTGTGGGGGTGCCAGgggccctccctgcctccatgtCCATGCCCCAGCCCCTCATGAGCAGCAGCCTGGGCCCCCAGGGAGCCCAGCCGCCCGGAACCACCAACCCCTTCCTgctgtga
- the b9d1 gene encoding B9 domain-containing protein 1: MAINNPSVFLLMINGQIEGANFPEYDDLYCKYCFVYGHDWAPTSGLEEGISQITSKGRESPHRLVWNFPLEITFKSTNPFGWPQVVVSVYGPDVFGNDVVRGYGAMHIPFTPGQHTRTIPMFVPESTSRLQKFTSWLLGRRPEYTDPKVVAQGEGREVTRVRSQGVVTLSFNIITKDMKRLGYDTTPTDGVHMHTASATQAAGQQLYSL, encoded by the exons ATGGCTATAAATAACCCATCGGTGTTTCTACTTATGATCAACGGACAAATTGAAGGAGCGAAT TTTCCAGAGTATGACGACCTGTATTGCAAATACTGCTTCGTCTACGGACACGACTGGGCTCCCACGTCG ggCTTAGAAGAGGGCATTTCTCAGATCACCTCTAAAGGGAGAGAATCTCCTCATAGGCTGGTGTGGAACTTCCCTTTGGAGATTACCTTCAAGAGCACCAACCCCTTTGGct GGCCTCAGGTGGTGGTGAGCGTGTATGGACCTGATGTGTTTGGTAATGACGTGGTGAGAGGTTATGGAGCCATGCACATCCCGTTCACACCAGGACA acacacaagaACCATCCCCATGTTTGTTCCTGAGTCTACATCCAGGCTACAGAAATTCACTAG CTGGCTGCTGGGAAGACGTCCCGAGTACACAGATCCTAAGGTGGTGGCGCAGGGGGAAGGACGAGAag tgacgAGGGTTCGCTCACAGGGTGTCGTCACGCTGTCTTTCAACATCATCACCAAAGACATGAAGAGACTGGGCTATGACACGACACCCACAGACGGCGTGCACATGCACACGGCTTCAGCAACACAGGCAGCAGGACAGCAGCTGTACAGCCTGTAA